A genomic window from Lotus japonicus ecotype B-129 chromosome 1, LjGifu_v1.2 includes:
- the LOC130732262 gene encoding uncharacterized protein LOC130732262, translating into MTSFSQYLETFMAPTSITLPFLTFLIIYAHLAITFLIISDNPVQDVLNTVTGLKEDVNKLMHVVGFLANAWCSQNTISSHTATPEKPISVGTEYVITPKYSLRTAATEEILHKFLKTNPTNEKAKPTDVSGLVKKLFSPSEFQTIHPVPLGTKTATPSFKPNDMDPTKTATPSSKPNDNTPLCTPVPPIDPLYIPSWLLSLFGPAVTESLSYMEAAVACYIFKRCTAGSADSKETIIKPILNNVDGTRRIMQFLKPKKSVDQEIINLTACMLTYTERAFNKNQTTWFLPTYFSQYILGWTTHPRSMTIHQQRSFMGKIEVLTKVFVPMNDNNEHWYLIVFDFENQEVVLLDSFPQSDRLQYRITDAKLVALYMEVMLRDSTFYQLETTPRPCCSQFRVVIPQGLPAQRANSNDCGIWVASWMKDSRRCGYNLQFSYFSETLTIVNNGTRLTLALQLALHPFNEMQDVLIRKSFDNYGTLVKSMFTRKN; encoded by the exons ATGACTTCCTTTTCACAGTACTTGGAAACCTTTATGGCACCAACCTCTATTACCTTACCAT TTTTAACTTTTCTCATTATTTATGCCCACCTTGCAATAACTTTTCTCATTATTTCTGACAACCCTGTGCAGGATGTTCTAAATACAGTGACTGGATTGAAGGAAGATGTCAACAAGCTCATGCATGTTGTTGGGTTCTTAGCAAATGCTTGGTGCAGCCAAAACACCATAAGTTCTCATACAGCCACACCAGAGAAACCAATTTCAGTAGGAACTGAATATGTTATCACCCCAAAGTACTCTCTCCGAACTGCAGCTACTGAAGAAATCCTTCACAAATTCTTGAAGACCAacccaacaaatgagaaagcTAAACCCACAGATGTAAGTGGACTGGTGAAGAAGCTGTTCTCTCCATCTGAGTTTCAAACCATACACCCTGTTCCACTAGGCACCAAGACAGCTACCCCTTCCTTTAAGCCAAATGACATGGATCCCACCAAGACAGCAACTCCTTCATCAAAACCAAATGACAACACTCCTTTGTGCACTCCAGTCCCTCCAATTGATCCATTATATATTCCCTCT TGGCTGCTTAGCTTGTTTGGACCTGCTGTGACAGAGTCCCTAAGCTACATGGAGGCTGCTGTGGCTTGCTATATCTTTAAGAGGTGTACTGCTGGAAGTGCAGACAG CAAGGAGACAATCATCAAACCAATCCTGAATAATGTTGATGGTACTCGCCGCATTATGCAATTCCTGAAGCCCAAAAAGAGTGTTGACCAAGAAATCATAAACTTGACTGCCTGCATGTTGACATACACTGAAAGAGCCTTCAACAAGAATCAAACCACTTGGTTCTTGCCTACTTACTTCTCA CAATACATCCTTGGTTGGACAACCCATCCCCGAAGCATGACTATCCATCAGCAAAGAAGCTTCATGGGAAAGATAGAAGTCTTGACAAAA GTGTTTGTGCCGATGAATGACAACAACGAGCACTGgtacttgattgtgtttgactttGAGAATCAAGAAGTAGTCCTATTAGACTCGTTCCCTCAATCTGATAGGCTACAGTATAGGATAACAGATGCAAAGCTAGTT GCACTCTACATGGAGGTCATGCTCAGGGACAGCACATTCTACCAGCTTGAAACAACTCCAAGGCCATGTTGCTCCCAGTTTAGGGTTGTCATACCCCAGGGATTACCAGCGCAGAGAGCTAATTC AAATGATTGTGGCATTTGGGTCGCATCTTGGATGAAGGACAGTAGAAGATGTGGTTACAATCTTCAGTTTTCTTACTTTTCTGAAACTTTAACAATT GTTAACAATGGGACTCGTTTGACACTGGCATTGCAGCTTGCTCTCCACCCGTTCAACGAAATGCAGGATGTGTTGATAAGGAAGTCCTTTGACAATTATGGGACCCTGGTGAAGTCCATGTTCACTAGGAAGAATTGA
- the LOC130732252 gene encoding uncharacterized protein LOC130732252, producing MDATLGPSGLYRESYRGSRRKLKSSSVKSRVTGEWCAYHQVSGHDTGKCRALQHAVEKLITTGKTVKAQRNKPPTIGEIGTIVGGFSGGGITSAARKRYLRTVNAVAEEPFGFRHPDITFSPANFFGLKPHLEDPIVISIRVNHFDVQRTLLDQGSSTDIIYGGAFAQLGIREGDLTPYEGTLVGFAGERVWVKGVIDLDTIFGEGENSKKLTVKCLVLEAEGSYNAIIGRNTLNRLCAVISTAHLI from the coding sequence ATGGACGCGACGTTAGGACCTAGCGGATTATACAGGGAAAGCTACCGAGGTTCCAGGAGGAAGTTAAAGTCTTCTTCGGTGAAGAGTAGGGTGACGGGAGAGTGGTGTGCTTATCACCAAGTTTCTGGTCATGATACCGGGAAGTGCAGAGCTTTACAGCATGCTGTTGAGAAATTGATCACAACAGGAAAGACTGTTAAAGCGCAGCGTAATAAACCTCCTACAATCGGAGAAATAGGCACAATCGTCGGAGGCTTTAGCGGAGGAGGAATCACTAGTGCAGCGCGCAAGCGATATCTCAGAACGGTGAATGCGGTTGCAGAAGAACCTTTCGGTTTCCGGCATCCGGACATCACATTTTCACCCGCTAATTTTTTCGGGTTAAAACCACACTTAGAAGACCCGATCGTGATCTCCATTCGGGTTAACCACTTCGACGTACAACGAACGCTCTTGGACCAGGGGAGTTCAACAGATATCATCTACGGAGGGGCGTTTGCGCAACTTGGAATAAGGGAAGGTGACCTTACCCCGTATGAAGGGACCTTGGTAGGATTCGCGGGCGAACGAGTGTGGGTGAAAGGAGTCATAGATCTTGATACCATATTCGGCGAGGGCGAGAATTCCAAAAAACTAACAGTAAAATGCTTGGTTTTAGAGGCGGAAGGGTCATATAACGCGATCATTGGTAGGAACACTTTAAACCGTCTGTGCGCAGTGATATCAACAGCTCATCTCATCTAG